In Dermacentor variabilis isolate Ectoservices chromosome 11, ASM5094787v1, whole genome shotgun sequence, one genomic interval encodes:
- the LOC142563411 gene encoding BEN domain-containing protein 5-like has translation MTVPTHAYVRYHDGASALVAVGLIREFSPQSVSDVAKNKLVYWAAPGLEGEEAAENYYPADVVLLGVSKRDLISSMTRKRMAVPHTEFDCPPSLLVKSAVDPKLARQVTKEKLQLSKSTKQREILQKKRKRGSSHFSESDDEVVEKSLLKKEQRKNKQLEEKNRVLFERLKKEKKKNEELQALLTTKFDLLLTHLNDARPKLACVDSGMDFDYSNNDYIFLDVRPAAPAAASRDLAEFQNVVPAAPAAISAALPQQQGGDVPWHLPPFFEDDNGQVHIGHGIVIPSDKWAALMCVPRDSLFCKEGARCLWTAAELKERSVKGQICRRFVNNPDTTAKKPMTPKKLLALNSKCRLQVVLTYGTIVSVLTLTPNMFSFL, from the exons ATGACTGTGCCGACACACGCTTATGTTCGCTACCATGACGGCGCGAGCGCACTGGTCGCGGTTGGGCTGATCCGCGAGTTTTCACCACAATCGGTGAGCGACGTGGCGAAAAACAAACTGGTGTACTGGGCGGCACCAGGCCTGGAAGGTGAAGAAGCGGCCGAGAATTATTACCCGGCCGACGTGGTGTTGCTTGGTG TGTCCAAGAGGGATCTCATCTCCTCGATGACAAGAAAAAGGATGGCCGTGCCACACACGGAATTCGACTGCCCACCCAGCCTCCTGGTCAAGTCAGCTGTG GATCCCAAGCTTGCTCGGCAGGTGACTAAGGAGAAGCTTCAGCTCTCAAAAAGCACCAAACAAAGAGAAATCTTGCAGAAGAAAAGGAAGCGGGGCAGCAGCCATTTTTCGGAAAGTGACGACGAAGTTGTGGAAAAAAGTCTCCTGAAGAAGGAGCAACGGAAAAACAAACAGCTTGAGGAAAAAAACAGAGTGCTCTTTGAAAgacttaagaaagaaaaaaagaagaatgaagaaTTGCAGGCACTCCTGACTACAAAGTTTG ATCTGCTGTTGACACACCTCAATGATGCCCGCCCCAAGTTGGCTTGTGTTGATAGTGGAATG GATTTTGATTATTCAAATAATGATTACATTTTTCTG GATGTGAGGCCTGCAGCGCCAGCTGCAGCCAGCAGGGACTTGGCAGAG TTTCAGAATGTTGTGCCTGCAGCACCAGCTGCAATCAGCGCAGCTTTGCCACAG CAACAAGGGGGGGATGTCCCGTGGCACCTGCCACCTTTCTTTGAGGATGACAATGGCCAG GTCCACATTGGACACGGCATTGTCATACCGTCGGACAAGTGGGCAGCACTGATGTGTGTGCCGCGGGACTCCCTCTTTTGCAAAGAGGGAGCCCGCTGCTTGTGGACAGCGGCCGAATTGAAAGAACGCAGTGTCAAGGGCCAAATATGCCGAAGGTTCGTGAACAACCCCGACACCACTGCCAAAAAGCCAATGACGCCAAAAAAACTGCTGGCCTTAAACAGTAAGTGCCGCTTGCAAGTTGTTCTTACATACGGTACTATAGTATCAGTGCTGACACTCACACCGAATATGTTTTCTTTCCTCTAA